The proteins below are encoded in one region of Vibrio sp. ED004:
- a CDS encoding flagellin, whose translation MAINVSTNVSAMTAQRYLNSAAEGTQKSMERLSSGYKINSAKDDAAGLQISNRLTSQSRGLDMAVKNANDGISIAQTAEGAMNESTNILQRMRDLSLQSSNGSNSKSERVAIQEEVSALNTELNRIAETTSFGGNKLLNGTYGSQSFQIGADSGEAVMLTMNNMRTDTQDMGGKSYGVTEGKDASWRVGAGADLTIKYNDKFGEAQELSISAKEGNDMEELATYINGQSQDVKASVGEGGKLQLFASSQKVEGDVEFGGSLAGELGIGAGKDVTVNDIDVTSVAGANEAVSIIDGALKSVDSNRASLGAFQNRFDHAISNLDNINENVNASKSRIKDTDYAKETTAMTKSQILQQASTSILAQAKQSPSAALSLLG comes from the coding sequence ATGGCGATTAATGTAAGCACAAATGTGTCTGCAATGACGGCTCAGCGCTACCTAAATAGCGCAGCTGAAGGTACTCAAAAATCAATGGAGCGTTTGTCTTCTGGCTATAAAATCAATAGCGCAAAAGATGATGCTGCAGGCCTACAAATCTCTAACCGCTTAACGTCGCAAAGTCGTGGCCTAGATATGGCTGTAAAAAACGCGAATGACGGTATCTCTATTGCACAGACAGCTGAAGGTGCAATGAATGAGTCAACCAACATTCTGCAACGTATGCGTGACCTTTCTCTTCAATCTTCAAACGGTTCGAACAGCAAATCTGAACGTGTTGCGATCCAAGAAGAAGTCTCTGCTCTAAACACAGAACTTAACCGTATTGCTGAAACGACCTCTTTTGGTGGTAACAAGCTTCTTAACGGTACTTACGGCAGCCAATCTTTCCAAATCGGTGCAGATTCTGGTGAAGCAGTAATGCTTACAATGAATAACATGCGTACTGACACTCAAGACATGGGTGGCAAGAGCTACGGCGTTACAGAAGGCAAAGATGCTTCTTGGCGTGTAGGTGCAGGTGCTGACTTAACGATCAAATACAACGATAAGTTTGGTGAAGCACAAGAGTTGTCTATTTCTGCGAAGGAAGGCAACGACATGGAAGAGCTAGCAACTTACATCAACGGTCAAAGCCAAGACGTTAAAGCGTCAGTAGGCGAAGGCGGTAAACTGCAACTTTTCGCCTCAAGCCAAAAAGTTGAAGGCGATGTTGAGTTCGGTGGCAGCCTTGCTGGTGAACTAGGTATCGGAGCTGGTAAAGACGTTACCGTTAACGACATCGACGTAACTTCGGTTGCTGGTGCAAACGAAGCGGTATCGATCATTGATGGCGCACTAAAATCTGTTGATAGTAACCGTGCATCTCTTGGTGCTTTCCAAAACCGTTTTGACCACGCAATCAGCAACTTAGACAACATCAACGAAAACGTTAATGCATCTAAGAGCCGTATCAAGGATACCGATTACGCGAAAGAAACAACGGCAATGACGAAGTCTCAAATCCTACAACAGGCGAGTACTTCTATCTTAGCTCAAGCAAAACAATCACCATCAGCAGCTCTAAGCTTATTGGGCTAA
- the flaG gene encoding flagellar protein FlaG — MEISSNASNIQPYGSPNGIKFASDEGSSASSTSRLKEATPYGKVEKSKEEATEAAIQLAQHRQELNDEERVKMVEKVNEFISSLNKGVAFKVDEESGRDVVTIYETTTGDIIRQIPDEEMLEILRRLAAQNSNSRIFEVKV, encoded by the coding sequence ATGGAAATATCATCCAACGCATCGAACATCCAGCCTTATGGCTCACCTAATGGCATTAAATTTGCAAGCGATGAAGGTAGTAGTGCGTCGAGCACTTCACGACTGAAAGAAGCAACACCTTATGGCAAGGTAGAGAAATCGAAAGAGGAAGCTACCGAAGCGGCGATTCAATTAGCTCAACATAGACAAGAGCTGAATGATGAAGAGCGAGTCAAGATGGTGGAGAAGGTAAACGAGTTTATCTCTTCTCTCAATAAGGGTGTTGCCTTTAAAGTCGATGAAGAGTCAGGTAGGGATGTGGTGACCATTTATGAGACCACAACCGGTGATATTATTCGCCAAATACCCGATGAAGAAATGCTTGAAATTCTAAGACGCCTAGCAGCCCAAAACTCGAATAGTCGAATATTTGAGGTGAAGGTTTAA